One region of Termitidicoccus mucosus genomic DNA includes:
- a CDS encoding RluA family pseudouridine synthase, producing MSAYAAENTGPFPASRAEANAYEKPAGPWPRRERPQGAIRKLSPDELAAAVLHADEHLLVINKPGDIPCHPSKDGPWSSLSGAVREHFGDAAAHLVFRLDRETSGLVVYARDPATARRLQMAAQNRRYEKTYLAILCREMPGPVTVDQPLGDDYDSPVTIKSRVVPPPEMPGTATQPSQPAVTHFEPLARGGGFTLARVRTETGRKHQIRAHAQWLGHSLVGDKIYGPDARLFLEFIETGWTPALAGRLLLPRQALHCETIDLRAAGVARVFAAPLPADMAGFLRGAGMQAATG from the coding sequence ATGAGCGCATACGCGGCGGAAAACACAGGCCCGTTTCCGGCGTCGCGGGCGGAGGCGAACGCTTACGAGAAACCCGCCGGCCCCTGGCCGCGCCGGGAGCGTCCGCAGGGCGCGATTCGCAAACTCTCGCCCGACGAGCTGGCCGCGGCGGTGCTGCATGCCGACGAGCATCTGCTGGTCATCAACAAGCCCGGCGACATCCCCTGCCATCCGTCGAAGGATGGCCCGTGGTCGAGCCTCTCGGGCGCGGTGCGCGAGCATTTTGGCGATGCGGCGGCGCATTTGGTTTTCCGGCTCGACCGCGAGACGAGCGGACTGGTGGTTTATGCGCGCGACCCGGCGACGGCGCGGCGGCTGCAGATGGCCGCGCAAAACCGGCGTTATGAAAAGACGTATCTTGCGATTTTGTGCAGGGAAATGCCGGGGCCGGTCACCGTCGATCAGCCGCTCGGCGATGATTACGACAGCCCGGTGACCATCAAAAGCCGCGTGGTGCCCCCGCCGGAAATGCCGGGGACGGCGACGCAGCCCTCGCAACCGGCGGTGACGCACTTCGAACCGCTCGCGCGCGGCGGAGGCTTCACGCTGGCCCGGGTGCGCACGGAGACGGGGCGCAAGCACCAGATTCGCGCGCATGCGCAATGGCTCGGTCACTCGCTCGTCGGCGACAAGATTTACGGCCCGGACGCGCGCCTTTTTCTTGAGTTTATCGAAACCGGCTGGACCCCCGCGCTGGCCGGCCGGCTGTTGCTTCCGCGGCAGGCGCTGCATTGCGAGACGATCGACCTGCGCGCGGCTGGCGTGGCGCGAGTTTTCGCCGCGCCGCTGCCCGCGGACATGGCGGGCTTTTTACGCGGCGCGGGCATGCAGGCGGCGACGGGCTGA
- a CDS encoding glycosyltransferase produces the protein MIFFDVTKSGKSAHHSGIMRVSRRLLAELGAEARPVVWRSGRWRRPGWRGPAAEIAASDWLLTAELFCEEERPGFARFMSARPCRLAAVFHDAIPLKHPAITWPQSVARHPAYMTMLADLDRVLAVSEWSRNELTAFWQWQGRPARAEVHTITLGADFLPGAVASPPPATRQGAQPRETIVPPGGGDATEPARLLCVGILEPRKNQAFLLDVCAGLWDAGLAFELHIAGRVNPHFGGEIERKLLAMQKAYPGIKYHRAPDDAGLLGLFRSARAAVFPTIAEGCGLPPMEALRLGVPCVCSDLPVLREHTVGGGCIAAAPGDRDAWSAALRRILTDDAWHAELCAQAANRKLPGWADTAAQVRAILRG, from the coding sequence ATGATTTTTTTCGACGTCACCAAAAGCGGCAAGTCCGCGCACCATTCCGGCATCATGCGCGTGAGCCGCCGGCTGCTCGCCGAACTCGGCGCGGAGGCGCGGCCGGTCGTGTGGCGGAGCGGGCGCTGGCGCCGGCCCGGCTGGCGCGGCCCGGCGGCGGAGATCGCGGCCTCGGACTGGCTGCTCACGGCGGAGCTTTTTTGCGAGGAGGAACGCCCCGGTTTCGCCCGGTTCATGAGTGCGCGCCCGTGCCGGCTGGCGGCCGTCTTCCACGATGCCATCCCGTTGAAGCACCCTGCCATCACCTGGCCGCAAAGTGTCGCCCGGCACCCCGCCTACATGACGATGCTCGCTGACCTCGACCGCGTGCTCGCCGTCTCGGAATGGAGCCGCAACGAATTGACCGCGTTCTGGCAATGGCAGGGCCGCCCCGCCCGCGCCGAGGTTCACACCATCACGCTCGGCGCGGACTTTCTGCCCGGAGCGGTGGCGTCCCCGCCGCCTGCCACGCGCCAGGGTGCCCAACCCCGCGAAACCATCGTCCCGCCCGGCGGCGGGGACGCCACCGAGCCCGCGCGCCTGCTCTGCGTCGGCATTCTGGAACCGCGCAAAAACCAAGCCTTCCTGCTCGATGTCTGCGCCGGGCTCTGGGACGCGGGGCTTGCCTTCGAGTTGCACATCGCCGGACGCGTCAATCCGCATTTTGGCGGCGAAATCGAGCGCAAGCTTCTCGCGATGCAAAAGGCGTATCCTGGAATCAAATACCATCGCGCCCCGGACGACGCCGGGCTGCTCGGCCTGTTTCGCTCCGCGCGCGCCGCCGTTTTTCCGACCATCGCCGAGGGCTGCGGCCTCCCGCCGATGGAAGCGCTCCGGCTCGGCGTCCCCTGCGTGTGCAGCGACCTGCCCGTGCTCCGCGAACATACCGTGGGAGGAGGCTGCATCGCGGCCGCGCCCGGCGACCGCGACGCATGGTCGGCGGCGCTTCGCCGCATCCTGACCGACGACGCCTGGCATGCCGAACTGTGCGCGCAGGCGGCAAACCGCAAACTCCCGGGGTGGGCGGACACCGCCGCGCAGGTCCGCGCGATTTTGCGCGGCTGA
- a CDS encoding acetyl-CoA carboxylase carboxyltransferase subunit alpha — protein MDNKPTYTLEFEKPLRELSVQLEQLRQRSLENNLDLADEIGAIEKKITATQREIYSNLSPWQKVQIARHPRRPYALDYIAALFTDFQELHGDRQFNDDRALIGGTALLDDQPVMLIAQQKGRDTKENIMRNFGMPQPEGYRKALRLMRLAEKFELPVVTFIDTPGAFPGVESEARHVSEAIAVNLREMAMLHTPTIAVVVGEGGSGGALGIGVTDRVLIFENSYYSVISPEGCAAILWKDRSAAPLAAEALKINADHLEKLGVVDDVIPEPDGGAHNNPEAAAKSLKKVLAKHLSVLRPLPVEKLLEARYERYRHLGLYEEAGEVKC, from the coding sequence ATGGATAACAAGCCCACTTATACACTGGAATTCGAAAAGCCGCTCCGTGAGCTGAGCGTCCAGCTTGAGCAACTCCGCCAGCGTTCCCTTGAAAACAACCTCGATCTCGCCGACGAGATCGGCGCCATCGAAAAAAAGATCACCGCCACCCAGCGCGAGATCTACTCCAACCTCAGCCCCTGGCAAAAGGTCCAGATCGCGCGTCATCCGCGCCGGCCCTACGCGCTCGACTACATCGCCGCCCTTTTCACCGATTTTCAGGAGCTTCACGGGGACCGCCAGTTCAACGACGACCGCGCCCTCATCGGCGGCACTGCTCTCCTCGACGACCAGCCCGTCATGCTCATCGCCCAGCAGAAGGGCCGTGACACCAAGGAAAACATCATGCGCAACTTCGGCATGCCCCAGCCCGAGGGCTACCGCAAGGCGCTCCGCCTCATGCGTCTCGCCGAGAAATTCGAGCTTCCCGTCGTCACCTTCATCGACACGCCCGGCGCCTTCCCCGGAGTCGAGTCCGAGGCCCGCCATGTTTCCGAGGCCATCGCGGTCAACCTCCGCGAGATGGCCATGCTTCACACCCCCACCATCGCCGTTGTCGTCGGCGAAGGCGGCTCCGGCGGCGCCCTCGGGATCGGCGTCACCGACCGCGTGCTCATCTTTGAAAACAGTTACTATTCCGTGATCTCGCCCGAGGGATGCGCGGCCATCCTCTGGAAGGATCGCTCCGCCGCCCCGCTGGCCGCCGAGGCGCTGAAGATCAACGCCGACCATCTCGAAAAACTCGGCGTCGTGGACGACGTGATCCCCGAGCCCGACGGCGGCGCGCACAACAATCCCGAGGCCGCCGCCAAGTCGCTGAAAAAAGTCCTCGCCAAGCACCTTTCCGTCCTTCGCCCGCTGCCCGTCGAAAAGCTCCTCGAAGCCCGTTACGAGCGCTACCGCCACCTCGGGCTCTACGAGGAGGCTGGCGAGGTGAAATGCTGA
- a CDS encoding GNAT family N-acetyltransferase, with protein MSPSVRLRLAAESDLPAIVGIFNSTIPGHMVTAHTRPVTVAERLPWFREHNPQTRPLWVAEQTGGGEGQGSAVVAWAGLSLFSERPAYYPTAEVSIYIEENHRRRGLGRWLLREIIARAPACKVTTLVGLIWAHNQPSLALFASEGFERWGHLPRVAELAGIERDLVIVGRRVD; from the coding sequence ATGAGTCCGTCCGTCCGCCTGCGCCTTGCCGCCGAGTCCGATCTTCCGGCCATCGTCGGGATATTCAACAGCACCATTCCCGGGCACATGGTCACGGCGCACACGCGCCCGGTCACGGTGGCGGAGCGGCTGCCTTGGTTTCGCGAGCACAATCCGCAGACGCGTCCGCTCTGGGTGGCGGAACAGACAGGGGGCGGGGAAGGGCAGGGGAGCGCGGTTGTGGCGTGGGCGGGGTTGTCGTTGTTTTCCGAGCGGCCGGCCTATTATCCGACGGCGGAGGTGAGCATTTATATTGAGGAAAATCATCGCCGCCGCGGATTGGGCCGCTGGCTGTTGCGCGAGATCATCGCGCGCGCGCCGGCATGCAAGGTGACGACCTTGGTCGGGCTGATATGGGCGCACAACCAGCCCAGCCTCGCGCTGTTCGCATCAGAGGGCTTTGAGCGATGGGGGCATCTGCCGCGCGTGGCCGAGCTTGCGGGCATCGAGCGCGATCTCGTGATTGTGGGACGGCGGGTGGATTGA
- a CDS encoding glycosyltransferase family 4 protein, producing the protein MASRQNIAYLFTTFPKATETFLQREIIAMQRMGAQLEIHSLWGGGGKFGGMPVHAFNKWLLVKLFWIIPWVALTRWDVFGVLLKGLLTRGAPSWLNFWENMLGAGFAGVFYRSFRRAGVDFEARIVGDGPLRDELGRAIRRLNLAGQVSLAGHLALDEVWGQLAWADVLVHTGIVAASGDRDGLPNVIPEAMSIGAMVVSSPVAATTEAVRHGVTGLVADVARPDAWVTALRRLATDADLAESLRIEARRWVEENFDAHKNAARLSACFEAQTRS; encoded by the coding sequence TTGGCCTCTCGACAAAACATCGCCTACCTGTTCACCACGTTTCCCAAAGCCACGGAAACGTTCCTGCAACGCGAAATCATCGCGATGCAACGCATGGGCGCGCAACTGGAGATCCACTCGCTCTGGGGCGGTGGTGGCAAATTCGGCGGCATGCCGGTCCACGCCTTCAACAAATGGCTGCTCGTAAAACTCTTCTGGATCATTCCCTGGGTCGCGCTCACGCGCTGGGATGTGTTCGGCGTGCTCCTCAAGGGCCTGCTCACGCGCGGCGCGCCCTCGTGGCTGAATTTCTGGGAAAACATGCTCGGCGCGGGGTTTGCCGGCGTGTTCTACCGCTCCTTTCGCCGCGCCGGGGTGGACTTTGAAGCGCGCATCGTCGGCGACGGACCGTTGCGCGACGAACTCGGGCGCGCCATCCGCAGGCTCAACCTCGCCGGACAAGTCTCGCTCGCCGGGCACCTCGCTCTCGATGAAGTATGGGGCCAGCTTGCGTGGGCCGACGTGCTGGTGCACACCGGCATCGTCGCCGCCAGCGGCGATCGCGACGGGCTGCCCAATGTCATCCCCGAGGCCATGTCCATCGGCGCGATGGTTGTCTCGTCGCCGGTCGCCGCGACGACCGAGGCCGTGCGCCATGGCGTGACGGGGCTCGTCGCCGATGTCGCCCGCCCCGACGCATGGGTGACGGCCCTGCGCCGCCTCGCGACCGACGCGGACCTCGCCGAATCGCTTCGCATCGAGGCCCGCCGGTGGGTGGAGGAAAATTTCGACGCCCACAAAAACGCCGCCCGCCTCAGCGCCTGTTTCGAGGCGCAAACCCGGTCATGA
- a CDS encoding sialate O-acetylesterase, producing MRTPLLFASAFLLGCALHADVVPASIFRDGAVLQREKPIPVWGTASAGEKVTVAFAGKTAAATAAADGKWRVDLPALPASGEPRALTVAGNNTVTINDVVVGEVWLASGQSNMAWVVGNTYDAKYEAVAARFPLVRQYKTALTVADAPATTTEGSWAAVTPETVGSFTAVGYFFALDLHRALGGVPVGIINSSWGGTRVEAWMDPDAAAGKNGPAFASIHSRWAEDLKAFPDSLAKHEAALEKWKADKAAAEAAGKPFNKTTPRRPRGGPGHQDTPSGLYNAMINPHAPYALRGAIWYQGESNASRAAEYCELFSAMITGWRAKFGQGDFPFYWVQLANYRDNGVDGTRYAELREAQTKTLALPKTGQAVIIDIGNVTDIHPRNKKDVGRRLALLALARDYGKTGLIDSGPVFDKAEREGTAMRVTFKPSGSPLISPLAANPPGFELAGEDKVFHPAEAKIENGRTVLVSCADVPAPVAVRYAWRNAPAAGLANQEGLPAVPFRSDDW from the coding sequence ATGAGAACACCCCTCTTGTTTGCCTCCGCATTTCTGCTGGGTTGCGCACTGCACGCCGATGTCGTGCCTGCATCCATTTTCCGCGATGGAGCCGTGCTCCAGAGGGAGAAACCGATTCCCGTGTGGGGAACCGCGTCCGCCGGTGAAAAAGTCACTGTGGCCTTCGCCGGGAAGACCGCCGCTGCCACCGCTGCCGCCGACGGCAAATGGCGGGTGGATCTGCCCGCGTTGCCGGCATCGGGCGAACCGCGCGCGCTCACGGTCGCCGGCAACAACACCGTCACGATCAACGATGTGGTCGTCGGCGAAGTCTGGCTCGCGTCCGGCCAGTCCAACATGGCTTGGGTCGTCGGCAACACCTACGACGCGAAATACGAGGCGGTCGCCGCCCGCTTCCCGCTCGTGCGCCAATACAAGACCGCGCTCACCGTTGCGGACGCCCCCGCCACCACGACGGAAGGCTCGTGGGCCGCGGTCACGCCCGAGACCGTCGGCTCCTTCACGGCGGTCGGTTACTTTTTCGCGCTCGATTTGCATCGCGCGCTCGGCGGCGTGCCTGTCGGCATCATCAACAGCTCCTGGGGCGGCACGCGGGTGGAGGCGTGGATGGACCCGGACGCGGCCGCCGGGAAAAACGGCCCTGCGTTCGCGTCGATCCACTCGCGCTGGGCGGAAGACTTGAAGGCGTTTCCCGACAGTCTGGCGAAGCACGAGGCCGCCCTTGAAAAATGGAAGGCCGACAAGGCTGCGGCCGAGGCCGCCGGAAAGCCGTTTAACAAAACCACCCCGCGTCGCCCGCGCGGAGGCCCCGGCCATCAAGACACGCCCTCCGGTCTCTATAACGCCATGATCAACCCGCACGCGCCCTATGCCTTGCGCGGCGCCATCTGGTATCAAGGCGAGAGCAACGCGAGCCGGGCCGCCGAGTATTGCGAGTTGTTTTCCGCGATGATCACCGGCTGGCGCGCCAAATTCGGGCAGGGTGATTTTCCCTTCTACTGGGTGCAACTCGCCAACTACCGCGACAATGGCGTGGACGGAACCCGCTACGCGGAATTGCGCGAGGCGCAGACAAAGACGCTTGCGCTGCCGAAGACCGGCCAGGCCGTCATCATCGACATCGGCAATGTGACTGACATCCATCCGCGCAACAAAAAGGACGTGGGCCGCCGCCTCGCGCTGCTGGCGCTGGCCCGCGACTACGGGAAAACCGGCCTGATCGACAGCGGCCCGGTGTTCGACAAGGCCGAACGGGAAGGCACCGCGATGCGCGTCACCTTCAAACCGTCCGGCAGCCCGCTTATCAGCCCGCTCGCCGCAAACCCGCCGGGCTTCGAACTCGCGGGCGAGGACAAGGTTTTTCATCCGGCCGAGGCGAAGATTGAAAACGGCAGGACGGTGCTCGTGAGTTGCGCCGACGTGCCCGCGCCGGTCGCCGTCCGCTACGCCTGGCGCAATGCGCCGGCCGCTGGGCTCGCGAATCAGGAAGGGCTCCCCGCCGTGCCGTTCCGCAGCGACGATTGGTGA
- a CDS encoding HPF/RaiA family ribosome-associated protein, with protein sequence MNRITASNSQDLIVSGIHLDLTPSLKTYVHEKTARLFRHEMHILRMRVELECDNRQSVSSRFSAKGRIEINGPDLNAAVSADECHKAVALLVAKLDGLLRRRARLHKFKRNHPRAVEIGGIALPKTA encoded by the coding sequence ATGAACAGAATCACCGCATCGAATTCGCAAGACCTGATCGTCTCCGGCATCCACCTCGACCTGACCCCGTCCCTCAAAACCTACGTCCACGAAAAAACCGCCCGCCTATTCCGGCACGAAATGCACATCCTGCGCATGCGCGTCGAGCTGGAATGCGACAACCGCCAGTCCGTCTCCAGCCGCTTCTCGGCGAAAGGCCGCATCGAAATCAACGGCCCCGACCTCAACGCCGCCGTCTCGGCGGACGAGTGCCACAAGGCGGTGGCGTTGCTCGTCGCCAAACTCGACGGCCTGCTCCGCCGCCGCGCGCGATTGCACAAGTTCAAACGCAACCACCCCCGCGCGGTCGAGATCGGCGGCATCGCCCTGCCGAAAACGGCCTGA
- a CDS encoding 3-keto-disaccharide hydrolase: MPTSIRFVLGVLIGGVCLSLPAQTPPAPYVPKQSDRPAPVEGDEPGFRPIFDGRTLDGWEGDPVYWRVEDGCIVGEITPATIVKSNTFVIWQGGRPADFELKLEYRISEKGNSGINYRSAVVPVPATPENKFAMRGYQCDLDGRNRYSGNNYEERGRLFLAVRGQLTRVTGDRPPVLVAKTGEETELAGAVGPGWNEVHLIIRGNTLVHMINGRVMSITMDDDARNRTERGLIGMQVHVGPPMKVEFRNIRLKTW; this comes from the coding sequence ATGCCCACCTCAATCCGGTTTGTTCTCGGCGTCCTGATTGGCGGCGTGTGTCTGTCCCTGCCGGCCCAGACACCGCCCGCGCCCTATGTTCCCAAACAAAGCGACCGGCCCGCGCCGGTCGAGGGTGACGAGCCCGGATTCCGGCCCATCTTTGATGGCCGGACGCTCGACGGATGGGAGGGCGATCCGGTTTACTGGCGCGTGGAGGACGGCTGCATCGTCGGAGAAATCACGCCCGCGACCATCGTGAAAAGCAACACGTTCGTCATCTGGCAGGGCGGACGGCCCGCGGATTTTGAATTGAAACTCGAATACCGCATCAGTGAAAAGGGCAACAGCGGCATCAACTACCGCAGCGCCGTCGTCCCCGTTCCCGCGACGCCGGAAAACAAATTCGCGATGCGCGGCTACCAGTGCGACCTCGACGGGCGCAATCGGTATTCGGGAAACAACTACGAGGAGCGGGGGCGCCTCTTCCTCGCCGTGCGCGGGCAGCTTACACGCGTGACCGGAGACCGCCCGCCGGTGCTGGTCGCCAAGACGGGGGAGGAAACGGAACTGGCCGGCGCGGTCGGCCCGGGCTGGAACGAGGTTCACTTGATCATCCGTGGAAACACCCTCGTTCACATGATCAACGGGCGGGTGATGAGCATCACGATGGACGACGATGCGCGCAATCGCACGGAGCGCGGATTGATCGGCATGCAGGTGCACGTCGGGCCGCCGATGAAAGTGGAATTTCGCAACATCCGCCTGAAAACATGGTGA